In the Flavisolibacter tropicus genome, one interval contains:
- a CDS encoding fumarylacetoacetate hydrolase family protein has protein sequence MKILYFRKDNQLYPGIATEEGVLDIDKYLAEQNTTWRPQNPMTLDDVAELETLAANGLNDPQYRLPEEGLTIAPCVPRPPKIICIGLNYRQHAIESGMAIPTVPVAFTKYSNTLTDFQSDVPLGSVGVEFDYEVELAVVIGKKGKHVQKEEALDYVLGYCVANDLSCRDLQFMSSQWLMGKSLDAFLPLGKYLVTADEVGDPQTLQLTCTLNGEQRQNSNTADMVFTVAEIIEFLSKHMTLEPGDLILTGTPQGVIMGHKEKVWLKPGDVVNVAIDKLGYTENKMA, from the coding sequence ATGAAGATCCTTTATTTTAGGAAAGACAACCAATTGTATCCCGGCATAGCCACTGAAGAAGGGGTGCTGGATATCGATAAATACCTCGCAGAACAGAATACAACATGGCGGCCTCAAAACCCGATGACCCTGGATGATGTAGCAGAACTGGAAACGCTGGCTGCTAACGGACTGAATGATCCGCAATACCGCCTACCCGAAGAAGGGCTGACGATTGCGCCTTGCGTACCCCGTCCACCCAAGATCATTTGCATTGGTCTCAACTATCGCCAGCACGCCATTGAAAGCGGAATGGCCATACCTACCGTGCCCGTGGCCTTTACCAAGTATAGCAATACCCTTACGGACTTTCAATCGGATGTGCCTCTGGGTTCAGTGGGGGTGGAGTTTGACTACGAGGTGGAACTGGCCGTGGTCATTGGAAAAAAGGGTAAGCATGTGCAAAAAGAGGAGGCCTTAGACTATGTGCTGGGCTATTGCGTGGCTAACGATCTGTCCTGTCGCGACCTGCAGTTCATGAGCTCACAGTGGTTGATGGGTAAAAGCCTCGATGCATTCCTGCCACTTGGCAAATACCTGGTCACCGCCGATGAAGTGGGCGACCCGCAGACCCTGCAGTTGACCTGCACCCTTAACGGAGAACAGCGGCAAAACTCCAACACCGCCGACATGGTCTTTACAGTGGCGGAGATTATTGAGTTCCTATCTAAGCATATGACCCTGGAGCCCGGCGACCTGATCCTGACCGGCACACCGCAAGGTGTGATCATGGGCCATAAAGAAAAAGTATGGTTAAAGCCCGGCGACGTAGTAAACGTAGCCATCGACAAACTGGGATATACCGAAAATAAAATGGCATAA
- a CDS encoding SDR family NAD(P)-dependent oxidoreductase has product MENKIALISGGLGDIGQAIAIHLGKLGAKIALSDLQEEAAVQSQLEALRTAGCRELLYTRADVSVEAEVTDWLNRVEEHWGTPQVVVPNAGIVVAGSLSDMPSSELRRQMDVNFWGSYHMAVQAAQRIKNKELPGRIVFIGSWAAERPNARISSYCISKAAIRMLCKSLALELAAHHILVNEVAPGIVEGGLSKKNQQKDPALRQTHLDSIPMHTLVSVEEVADHVGMLSSFTGMNITGTTLLVDGGLSLTSKMTP; this is encoded by the coding sequence ATGGAAAACAAAATAGCATTGATCAGTGGGGGGCTTGGTGACATCGGCCAGGCGATAGCTATTCACCTGGGAAAACTGGGAGCAAAGATTGCCCTCAGCGACCTACAGGAAGAAGCTGCGGTACAATCACAACTGGAGGCCTTACGCACCGCAGGTTGTCGTGAGCTGCTTTATACCCGCGCTGATGTGTCGGTAGAAGCGGAAGTAACGGACTGGCTTAACCGCGTAGAAGAACACTGGGGTACGCCCCAGGTAGTAGTGCCCAATGCAGGTATTGTAGTAGCGGGATCGCTTAGCGATATGCCTTCGTCCGAGTTGCGTCGGCAGATGGATGTGAACTTCTGGGGTAGTTATCATATGGCAGTACAGGCAGCGCAACGTATCAAAAACAAGGAACTGCCCGGTCGCATTGTATTTATCGGTAGCTGGGCGGCCGAGCGACCTAATGCACGCATTTCATCCTATTGTATTTCTAAAGCCGCCATCCGCATGTTGTGCAAGAGCCTGGCGCTCGAACTGGCGGCGCACCATATCCTGGTAAACGAAGTGGCACCCGGTATTGTAGAAGGTGGTCTGTCGAAAAAGAACCAGCAGAAAGATCCTGCCTTGCGGCAGACGCACCTGGATTCTATACCCATGCATACACTGGTGTCGGTAGAGGAAGTAGCGGACCATGTGGGTATGCTGTCTTCTTTTACAGGAATGAATATTACTGGTACAACCCTCCTGGTGGATGGAGGGCTTTCTCTGACTTCAAAAATGACTCCCTGA
- a CDS encoding dihydrodipicolinate synthase family protein, translated as MAPQHSFRGTFAILGTCFHDDERIDYESQENLINYCIDNGLHGLVTGANASEGHLMLDEEKKALTAFVIQKVNGRIPVVVTVNHPSSYCAAQLARQAEEAGAAAVMCMPPFFGRWRSGLGEIESYFTAIDKAINIPIILQDHQLSDISLPVDFLANLSSRLENLKYIKLESGNIIHKARKLLAHPKNNLVGVFGGNSGVFLPEEYEAGCCGTMPACYMPAEFSNTWNLLEEGKMQEAVNYFAPYSRLAAYEKDVANRCLWKEILVKKGVIRSSKVRGPEPAFFEPWDVDQLLSVAAAAGIELPLNESIL; from the coding sequence ATGGCACCACAACATTCTTTTAGAGGAACTTTTGCTATTCTCGGAACCTGTTTTCACGACGATGAGCGTATCGATTATGAAAGCCAGGAGAACCTGATCAACTATTGTATTGATAACGGATTACATGGCCTGGTTACTGGGGCTAATGCCTCGGAAGGCCACCTGATGCTGGACGAAGAGAAAAAGGCGCTTACCGCCTTTGTGATCCAAAAAGTAAATGGTCGTATACCAGTAGTGGTTACCGTCAATCACCCTTCATCATACTGCGCTGCCCAGCTGGCTCGCCAGGCCGAGGAGGCAGGAGCTGCCGCGGTAATGTGTATGCCTCCTTTCTTTGGCCGCTGGCGTTCAGGCCTCGGGGAAATAGAGTCCTATTTTACCGCTATTGACAAAGCGATTAATATTCCCATCATTTTGCAGGACCACCAGCTTAGTGATATTTCGCTGCCGGTAGATTTCCTGGCCAATCTTTCTTCCCGCCTGGAAAACCTGAAGTATATCAAACTGGAGTCAGGCAATATCATTCACAAAGCCCGCAAGCTGCTGGCACATCCAAAAAATAACCTCGTAGGTGTGTTTGGTGGCAACAGCGGCGTGTTCCTGCCGGAAGAATATGAGGCAGGTTGCTGTGGTACCATGCCGGCCTGTTATATGCCGGCAGAGTTCAGCAATACCTGGAACCTGTTGGAGGAAGGTAAGATGCAAGAAGCGGTTAACTATTTTGCACCATACTCACGACTAGCCGCATACGAAAAAGATGTGGCCAACCGTTGCCTGTGGAAAGAGATCCTAGTAAAGAAAGGTGTGATTCGCTCTTCCAAAGTAAGAGGCCCCGAGCCAGCTTTCTTCGAGCCATGGGATGTAGACCAGCTACTGAGTGTGGCGGCTGCTGCAGGCATTGAGCTGCCCCTGAACGAAAGCATCCTGTAA
- a CDS encoding sulfite exporter TauE/SafE family protein, translating to MPSLLLLFFAFLLAGWIQGLIGFGFAIATTLLLVDKLDFTMLVYFNLCMSVLTSLVAMFSGKNLQSIQRGTLLKLIVSATVGLLVGLAIISYVNALVLKQVTLGVILLASVVSLTKNKVFFAHNYMSWVGGFFSGVLTPSTGINGPLVALHLNAVFTNKEQTRNTMLSYLFLIMSFGVISMTLQTDFAPGTMPLLLKLIGPSLAGYVLGMLSFRMLPNHIFQKTVTLFLILSSLLSLIYLIL from the coding sequence ATGCCGTCGCTGCTGTTATTGTTTTTTGCCTTTCTGCTGGCTGGCTGGATCCAGGGACTCATTGGCTTCGGCTTTGCTATCGCTACTACGCTGTTGCTGGTAGACAAGCTGGACTTTACCATGCTGGTTTACTTCAACCTCTGTATGTCGGTACTCACTTCCTTAGTGGCGATGTTCTCTGGTAAAAATCTCCAGTCTATCCAACGGGGCACCCTGCTCAAACTGATCGTTAGTGCGACTGTCGGACTATTAGTAGGATTGGCGATTATCAGCTACGTCAATGCGCTGGTGCTAAAGCAGGTAACCCTTGGCGTTATCCTGTTGGCCTCTGTAGTATCGCTGACTAAAAACAAAGTATTCTTTGCACATAATTATATGTCATGGGTGGGCGGATTTTTCAGTGGCGTGCTCACTCCCTCTACAGGGATCAACGGACCACTGGTGGCCCTGCACCTCAACGCTGTGTTCACCAATAAGGAACAAACAAGAAACACCATGTTGTCCTACCTGTTCCTGATCATGAGCTTTGGTGTTATCAGCATGACGCTGCAAACCGACTTTGCGCCCGGTACAATGCCGCTGTTGCTCAAGCTTATAGGGCCTTCGCTGGCTGGCTATGTGCTGGGCATGCTTTCTTTTCGCATGCTGCCCAATCATATATTTCAAAAAACAGTGACCCTGTTTTTGATCCTTTCGTCTCTACTATCATTAATCTATTTAATCTTATAA